From the Alkalibacter rhizosphaerae genome, one window contains:
- a CDS encoding MBL fold metallo-hydrolase — MFDIVNVGAVAGGECYLLIGDEKTALIDSGFAFCAETVVKNLENHLQGRPLDYILLTHSHYDHVSGTPYVKARWPEALVVSSAHAAKALQRPTAKRVLKEMNEHVAQSFGVSSFPPAPVELAIDLVVKEGDLLDFGNMTLEVLETPGHTRCAIAFYSKEADLLLANETFGTLGDGVEDVIPCHLVGHQATLDSIKKAASKEAEHVLIPHYGLVHGKDAKDYFDASSRNVERTKELLVEGYEEGLDLDGLIQLLKETYYNETLASYQPEAAFLLNAGYMIPMILREVLGVDVS; from the coding sequence ATGTTTGACATCGTAAATGTAGGGGCTGTAGCCGGCGGAGAGTGTTATCTGCTCATCGGCGATGAAAAGACGGCCCTCATCGATTCCGGTTTTGCTTTTTGTGCAGAAACCGTCGTGAAAAATTTGGAGAACCATTTACAGGGGCGTCCCCTCGATTATATCCTTCTCACCCATTCCCATTACGACCACGTATCCGGGACTCCCTATGTAAAAGCCCGCTGGCCGGAAGCACTTGTGGTTTCTTCCGCCCACGCCGCCAAGGCCTTGCAGCGGCCGACTGCAAAAAGGGTCTTGAAAGAAATGAACGAGCACGTGGCCCAGTCTTTTGGGGTATCTTCGTTCCCACCAGCTCCGGTGGAGCTGGCCATTGATCTGGTGGTCAAAGAGGGCGATCTTCTGGACTTTGGGAACATGACCCTGGAAGTGCTGGAAACACCGGGGCATACCCGCTGCGCCATCGCTTTTTACAGCAAGGAAGCGGATCTTCTCCTTGCCAACGAGACCTTCGGCACCCTGGGTGACGGGGTGGAAGATGTGATCCCCTGCCATCTGGTAGGCCACCAGGCTACTCTGGACTCCATAAAAAAAGCCGCTTCCAAAGAAGCGGAGCATGTTTTGATCCCTCATTACGGCCTTGTCCATGGCAAAGACGCAAAGGACTACTTTGACGCTTCCAGCCGAAACGTGGAGCGAACCAAGGAGCTGCTGGTGGAAGGATATGAAGAAGGTCTGGATCTGGACGGCCTGATCCAGCTGTTGAAAGAAACCTACTATAACGAGACCCTGGCATCCTACCAGCCGGAAGCGGCATTTCTGCTAAATGCCGGCTACATGATCCCTATGATCCTACGAGAGGTCCTGGGCGTGGACGTCTCCTGA